A single Haloglycomyces albus DSM 45210 DNA region contains:
- a CDS encoding arginase family protein, which yields MDRSRKIAILDAPSNLGLRPPAPHTVPGCAKAPGALRDQRLIHRLKARDTGCLTPPRYDPTHWQPGDGVDQAAEIGRYTRRLADRIEDMWRERTFPLVLGGDCSIVLGPLLASRRRSDRDRSRRGLVFIDGNSDFRHPGNSEFVGAAAAEELALATGRGQPDLTDIEGLRPYVEQDSVALLGIRTDDPHRVELEASGIAARTSPRLRAEGPQRSAQWACDRLGNVATFWLHVDVDVLDPSVMPAVDGPVNGGISIGELGHLVSAIVSDQRCVGMDITVFDPDGDPTGEYGRALVDMLVSALT from the coding sequence GTGGACCGATCCAGGAAAATTGCCATACTCGATGCCCCATCGAACTTGGGCCTTCGGCCACCGGCACCGCACACCGTTCCCGGTTGCGCCAAAGCTCCCGGTGCATTGCGCGACCAGCGCCTGATCCATCGATTGAAAGCTCGCGATACCGGCTGTTTGACTCCGCCACGTTACGATCCGACCCATTGGCAGCCCGGAGACGGGGTGGATCAGGCCGCCGAGATAGGGCGTTACACCCGTCGCTTGGCCGATCGGATTGAAGACATGTGGCGGGAACGAACGTTTCCACTGGTATTGGGTGGTGATTGTTCGATCGTCCTCGGGCCCTTGTTGGCGTCTCGCCGACGGTCCGACCGCGACCGCTCACGCCGCGGACTGGTCTTCATTGACGGAAATTCGGATTTTCGACACCCGGGTAACAGCGAATTCGTGGGAGCCGCCGCCGCTGAGGAGTTGGCATTGGCGACCGGTCGGGGACAACCCGACCTCACTGATATCGAAGGCCTGCGCCCGTACGTGGAACAGGATTCGGTGGCCCTATTGGGGATTCGTACCGACGATCCGCATCGGGTGGAGCTCGAGGCGTCGGGAATCGCGGCACGAACCTCACCGCGTCTCAGAGCCGAGGGGCCGCAGCGTTCGGCTCAGTGGGCCTGCGACAGGCTGGGGAACGTCGCGACCTTTTGGCTGCATGTAGACGTCGACGTCCTGGACCCGTCGGTGATGCCGGCGGTCGACGGTCCCGTCAACGGAGGAATATCGATCGGCGAACTGGGGCATTTGGTCAGCGCGATCGTGTCGGATCAGCGCTGCGTCGGGATGGATATTACGGTGTTCGATCCCGATGGCGATCCCACCGGTGAATACGGGAGGGCCTTGGTGGACATGCTGGTGTCCGCCCTCACCTGA
- a CDS encoding polyamine aminopropyltransferase: MTTASAEATVPNPIQRTRLSRAILLATVFVCAACGLVYELALITLGAYLIGNTAAQASIVLSVMVFAMGLGALAAKPLQKRPALSFALIELALAGIGGLSVVALYASFAWLHLYTAPLVTIAFLIGGLVGAEIPLLMELLQRIKKQSAGTAVADLNAADYLGGLIGGLAFPFLLLPFMGQIRGAVLVGAVNAIAGLVLVFAVFRPDLTRLGRILTGSLAALVAVSLVSVFVFTKQIEASARQEFYSHPIIYSDTTQYQDIVLTESISPFQTDDFRMFLNGDLQFSSVDEYRYHEALVHPIMDGPRDDVLILGGGDGLAVREVVRYPDVDTITLVDLDPAVTELAMSYERLVDLNQGAMHDDRVDVVNDDAFTWLREQNDTWDTIIVDMPDPDSTELAKLYSVEFYSLARQALGDEGRMTIQSSSPYFAPDSYWTVASTLEEAGFDPVSYWVSVPTFGDWGFHSVSSEGKPTLSLDDSIGPLRSMNSESLAAAQSFPVDRQRRDLPPNTLIDPVIVEYSRTEWKHY; the protein is encoded by the coding sequence ATGACCACTGCGTCCGCAGAAGCAACCGTCCCCAACCCGATTCAACGCACCCGTTTGTCACGAGCGATTCTCTTGGCGACGGTTTTCGTCTGTGCCGCCTGTGGTCTGGTATACGAGCTGGCTCTCATCACGCTCGGAGCCTATCTCATCGGTAATACCGCAGCGCAAGCATCGATTGTGCTCAGTGTGATGGTCTTCGCCATGGGGTTGGGGGCCTTGGCCGCCAAACCACTCCAGAAACGTCCCGCGCTGTCGTTCGCACTCATCGAGTTGGCCCTGGCAGGAATCGGCGGTCTCAGCGTGGTCGCCCTGTACGCCTCCTTCGCCTGGCTGCATCTCTACACCGCGCCGCTGGTGACCATCGCCTTTCTGATCGGAGGCCTGGTCGGCGCGGAAATTCCTCTGCTGATGGAACTTCTCCAGCGGATCAAGAAACAATCGGCGGGAACGGCGGTGGCCGATCTCAATGCCGCGGACTATCTGGGTGGACTGATCGGGGGCTTGGCCTTCCCGTTTCTACTCCTACCCTTCATGGGACAAATCCGAGGGGCCGTTCTGGTCGGTGCGGTCAACGCCATCGCCGGTCTGGTGTTGGTGTTCGCCGTCTTCCGTCCCGACTTGACTCGCCTCGGCCGTATTCTGACCGGGAGCCTGGCGGCGCTGGTTGCGGTGTCGCTGGTGTCGGTCTTCGTGTTCACCAAGCAAATCGAGGCCTCGGCGCGGCAGGAGTTCTACTCCCACCCCATCATCTACAGCGATACCACCCAGTACCAGGACATCGTCCTGACCGAATCGATCTCGCCGTTTCAAACCGACGACTTCCGTATGTTCCTCAACGGCGACCTACAGTTCTCCTCGGTCGACGAGTATCGCTACCACGAAGCCCTTGTCCATCCCATCATGGACGGGCCACGTGACGACGTGTTGATCTTGGGAGGAGGCGACGGACTCGCGGTACGGGAGGTCGTACGGTACCCCGACGTTGACACGATCACATTGGTCGACCTGGATCCAGCGGTCACCGAATTGGCGATGAGCTACGAACGGCTCGTCGATCTCAACCAGGGGGCGATGCACGACGATCGAGTCGACGTCGTCAACGACGACGCCTTCACCTGGCTCCGGGAGCAGAACGACACCTGGGACACCATCATCGTCGACATGCCGGACCCGGACTCCACCGAACTCGCCAAGCTCTATTCGGTCGAGTTCTATTCCCTGGCACGCCAAGCTTTGGGGGACGAAGGACGGATGACGATTCAATCCTCATCCCCATACTTCGCTCCCGATTCGTATTGGACGGTCGCCTCGACCTTGGAAGAAGCCGGGTTCGACCCGGTCTCCTACTGGGTCAGCGTGCCCACCTTCGGCGACTGGGGATTCCACTCGGTGAGTAGCGAAGGTAAGCCGACTTTGAGTCTGGACGACAGCATCGGTCCGCTTCGCTCCATGAACTCAGAGAGCCTCGCGGCGGCACAGAGTTTCCCCGTCGATCGACAACGGCGCGATCTACCGCCCAATACCTTGATCGACCCGGTTATCGTGGAGTACTCACGGACCGAGTGGAAGCACTATTAG
- a CDS encoding DUF2617 family protein — protein sequence MITALDVPFIDVSAANLTFRPDAPALPVLDSIEAQRGPLALSLRLLGASHQAVVATPEGTLAETLAYRTDLDPDLPSEFGQNAGQWRHEYTCVVETLSLPDLRTRIRGLQARAHRDGTLIGVFGDSPDAITALEVGDTQMEWTTVHTYPQYGEVVTTRSCVRQLH from the coding sequence GTGATTACCGCACTGGACGTTCCCTTTATCGACGTGTCCGCCGCCAACCTGACCTTTCGCCCCGACGCTCCCGCATTGCCCGTGTTGGATTCCATTGAGGCCCAACGCGGCCCATTGGCACTTTCCCTTCGGTTGTTGGGAGCGAGTCATCAGGCGGTGGTGGCCACACCCGAGGGCACACTTGCTGAAACCCTCGCCTACCGAACCGATCTCGACCCCGACCTTCCCTCCGAATTCGGACAGAACGCGGGTCAATGGCGGCATGAGTACACCTGTGTCGTCGAGACGTTGTCGCTGCCCGACCTACGCACACGGATTCGCGGACTTCAGGCGAGAGCTCACCGAGACGGCACGCTCATCGGTGTCTTCGGCGACTCGCCCGACGCGATCACCGCGCTGGAAGTTGGCGATACCCAGATGGAATGGACTACAGTCCATACGTATCCACAATACGGTGAGGTGGTTACCACGAGAAGTTGCGTACGTCAACTACACTGA
- a CDS encoding DUF350 domain-containing protein, with amino-acid sequence MYDNYLDNIIGAASYSLVGIALMIIGYFLVDLLTPGRIGTLIWTERNKNAALLLSSNILGIGIITVGAIWASSGNLVQGLAGTFTYGAIGLAAMAVAFLLLDALTPGKLGKIVTSEELHPAVWVTSTMHIAIGGVIAMALS; translated from the coding sequence ATGTACGACAACTACCTCGACAACATCATCGGTGCCGCCTCGTACAGCCTGGTCGGCATTGCCCTGATGATCATCGGCTACTTCCTGGTCGATCTGCTGACCCCCGGTCGCATCGGCACCTTGATCTGGACCGAACGCAATAAGAACGCCGCACTACTGCTGTCGTCCAATATCCTGGGAATCGGAATCATTACCGTGGGAGCAATCTGGGCCAGCAGTGGAAACCTGGTACAGGGGCTCGCCGGCACTTTCACGTATGGAGCCATCGGTCTCGCCGCCATGGCCGTGGCGTTCCTCCTCTTGGACGCTCTTACTCCCGGAAAACTCGGCAAGATCGTTACCTCGGAGGAACTGCACCCTGCCGTATGGGTCACCTCGACCATGCACATCGCGATCGGAGGCGTCATCGCCATGGCATTGTCGTAA
- a CDS encoding DUF4247 domain-containing protein: MSDDYDQTQDAKTQARQISITMWIVIGVIGALCLSLVFVSCNSRREDPTSHIEDNYSRAASMDDDNGNARVFTSSKSPRDVRNDLRENTDQRSDRYRDNMYFLQYPKHIVSIESNGSGSKILLFNYRRGSSYYGSHFAFFGWSSTPPSSSYRGGGWGSGK; encoded by the coding sequence ATGAGCGACGACTACGACCAAACCCAGGATGCGAAGACGCAAGCACGTCAGATTTCGATCACGATGTGGATCGTTATCGGTGTCATCGGCGCGCTGTGCCTCTCCCTGGTCTTCGTCTCCTGCAATTCACGCAGGGAAGACCCCACCTCCCATATTGAGGACAATTATTCCCGCGCGGCCTCGATGGACGACGACAACGGGAACGCCCGTGTCTTCACCTCATCCAAGAGCCCCAGGGATGTGCGTAACGACTTGCGAGAGAACACCGATCAACGCAGTGACCGCTACCGGGACAATATGTACTTCCTGCAGTACCCCAAGCACATCGTGTCGATTGAAAGCAACGGTTCCGGGTCGAAGATCCTGCTGTTCAACTACCGGCGCGGATCGTCTTACTACGGCAGTCACTTCGCCTTCTTCGGCTGGTCCTCTACTCCGCCGAGCTCCTCTTATCGCGGTGGCGGCTGGGGAAGCGGCAAGTAG
- a CDS encoding DUF4178 domain-containing protein yields the protein MTTLLIILIIVAAAGVAYWVWKGVKEKQRAEHDKYNAPQDPFADGDSDILRGNPRTIAAGDMIEVYGKTVAVRGSLRLREGDYTWAEHFLDTGTGVKRWLSVEADPDLEIVLWDQIPIADMEPGASSVEHEGEKFRLDESGKAKYTSEATTGLAENGTVRYHDYRGPEGKLISFEAFGEDGSWEAGLGLTLDRNQITIFHQNPDT from the coding sequence ATGACTACACTTTTGATCATTCTCATTATCGTGGCCGCGGCCGGTGTCGCTTACTGGGTCTGGAAGGGCGTCAAGGAAAAGCAGCGGGCCGAGCACGACAAGTACAACGCCCCTCAGGACCCTTTCGCGGACGGCGATTCCGACATCCTACGCGGAAACCCCCGCACGATCGCCGCCGGCGACATGATCGAGGTGTACGGCAAGACCGTCGCGGTCCGCGGATCTCTGCGTCTGCGGGAAGGCGACTACACCTGGGCGGAACACTTCTTGGACACCGGTACGGGGGTCAAACGTTGGTTGTCGGTCGAGGCCGACCCCGATTTGGAAATCGTGCTCTGGGACCAGATCCCGATCGCCGACATGGAACCGGGTGCTTCCTCGGTGGAACACGAGGGTGAGAAGTTCCGCCTCGACGAATCCGGGAAAGCCAAGTACACCAGCGAAGCGACGACGGGGCTCGCCGAGAACGGAACGGTGCGCTATCACGATTATCGTGGGCCGGAAGGGAAACTCATCAGTTTCGAAGCCTTCGGCGAGGACGGGTCTTGGGAGGCGGGGCTCGGTCTGACACTCGACCGCAATCAAATCACGATCTTCCACCAGAATCCCGACACGTGA